The following DNA comes from Quercus lobata isolate SW786 unplaced genomic scaffold, ValleyOak3.0 Primary Assembly Scq3eQI_428, whole genome shotgun sequence.
CTCTAACTTGACCTTAGTATCAGACCATTccctattggtaatttttaattaatctattaCTAATTTCTTTTCCTATTGTCCATAATTATGTTTGCTGTCAATTTTGGGAAGCACCCTAGAAGTTCAAATACTACCTCCTGAGTTGTTATTAGGGTATGGGTTTTGTAAAGCGTGGAGATACAGAACAGAGGGTTGTCTCCTCCAGCTTACAGCCACTGTTAGACTGTGGAATATTCTTTTTTGCAATAAGAGTTCATAACCAAGTAAGTATGCTATTCATAAATTACCAttgtttctttcctttcttatatatatataaatatatatatatgtatatttatttattaaagtttaGGCAGTTTCTCTTTACCTATGTGCTTgagattttctttcttaatcttcttcttctattctaTTTAGAATTGTTTTTTGTGGAATTGCATAATCTGGTGTATTCAGTATTCTTTTCCATTGCCAACATTAATGTTGAAGCAGTTTAAGAAACCAAAAGGCAAAGAAAAAATCTATGGAGGTATTCCCtagaattttaatatttttcttctgggttttaattttgtattctttGAGGATTTTCAGTTTAGTTGGATATAAAGTTCAGTATAGAAAGAGAGTGCCATccagttttcttttcttctatttatttttgtctctttcttgGGGAAAAAAAGTGTGGGGAAATTCTGGGAATTGCATATTCAATTTGGTGACACTACATTAGTTATTTCGAcattcaaaaatagaaaaatgataaagctACTGCCAATTTTCCACAAAAGCTTACAACTGACATGGCAATGAATGTGTTTGGTGTTACATCAATAACATAATGAATTCCTAAATTGCTTGGCTGTTTGTTTAAAAGTTGGCACATTAGTTTGTagggactatataataaaatttgcaatagttgTAAGATCACTCTAAGGGATACATTATTAGTGGGTAGCAGGAGTGAACCCACATTCCTTAGTTCAAATCTTCCCTTCGTCCTCTGCCTAGTGCCAAacatatcaaaaaatatatatttctaatcCAATATTAATAGCTTTTTCTTCTGTAAAATCTTCTAAGGTTAATGAGCCATGGTCTTTCCTCTCTTAGGGCATTCATTTATAAGTAAGCATTTATAATCACAAGTAGATTGTTTACTTCCCACCAAGGGAGTTTTTTGAAATAAGTGAAAATGCTACCACAAGCTggtataaattaatttttttgtagtgtgacTCTTTTATATCCTTTTGTAGGGGACTTCATATGAAGTTGTTGATTGCTCCCATGGTAAGCAACTCTAGGAACTGTGTAAAGAGAAGTACGAACCACTATGGCTTAAAGGGGGAAACCACTGTGATTTGGAGCTCAGATTGAGCACAAGATTCTTTCTTCAATATCTGTGCTTATTTTTGGTAGAATCTTACTTTAGCCACTTATAGTAAAGAATTAAGAAATCATTTTTGTAACTGAACATGCATTTGAATAGAAACTGAAAGTATTCATATATAATTTCTCAGCAAAATCTCAAAATTAGCATTTTCTTTGTCCATTAACATACAGCTAATAATTTGGTTTATAAACAATATGTTTTGTGTAGTTTTTTTGTTAGTATGTATGCCATGtgttaaaaaaatgcatatatgtTTAGACTtcaataggatttttttttcttttatagttaGTATGGTTTAGTAGGAGTTGTGAAATTGAATTAACCATCTATTGAATGGATAGAGTATGGAGAACGAAATCTACAAAGGTCTATATTCATTCCTCACGAACGGGACATGATCCACCCCCTTTCCTATTTTACTATCATAAAATGATCCCACACATTGCGCGGGATAAAcactagtatataataataggtgaaactgagagaaaatcaaattagaatttcaaattaaagttcCAATTTTACACcgtgtgtcctaaattatttattcttaaagagttttaattcttaattttagaatttaatgtGGGAcgacatcataaatattcatccaagtgagttattaaatataaaaaaactaagagtctagaataaaaaaatcgtaaaaaaaaaaaaaaaaaaaaaaagtgcttcacaataatttgtttaaaaaaatggacaatttacactttatacctaataatatctttacaaatttttttaaagagttaacaaaatataaaattgactatcaatagtattaaattttatatataggaattatattatgcatcttattataAATCTTTTAAGTGTATCCTTACATGTGtatggggttacaagctagttgcTATTAATGTAAGTGATGTGCCAAAtgtgaaccaataagaatttgccacTTTAAACAAACTactaaaattgctaaaattattacacacacacgcatataactagtcgctaactcgtgCGATGCACAGGATTGTTTTAAACCAAATGTTAACATGTTCAACTTTAaacatttctctaattttaattattaaaagctAAATTGGTTCTAATGTAAGATGAAACCTGTAATTATGATGAAACTCTAATGACGGTTCATGCCTGTGTGGCCCTTCTCTTCTCTTAAAATTTGTCTCTCTTTGGTTTCTTGTTCTATAAATCCTAGTTGTTGCCGAGTTCTCCTTGTAGCCACCACCTCCATCGCACCACCCGGCTTTTTGTCGCCAAATCTATCTGCATAATATTAGAATCACTTTCACACAACTCACTCCtatgttattttctttagaaaaaatgtcttatttatttattctatatttttatttattggtctAGCTCATTACCCCTGTTTGACTCATTTTTCCCTTTTACACACCCggctttttattttactttctgtTGTGGGCcgcatcaattttttttatatagaaaactgCAAGCTTTAAAAGGCACTAGATTTAAGGTGATGGACTGTCCATGTATTTTGTTAATGCATCAATGGAAGGTTGGTAAGTTGCTGTTGGCGTGATAATAGGCTAATGAAAAACAATGATGCCGATAGCACACACTTTTTACATGGAAAACTCCTTTCGCCTGAACAAGAGGGGTGCAAAAACATTGTTTAAAAAGTACAGAAAACTCTCTACTTTTTGCCACTATATTacttgaagaaaatgaggaaaagTAGTGGACAGTATAATATGCGCATTGAGCATTGAGCTGTGAAGGTGAGTGTGTTGTGTTTTCTAATTCTCCTTCCGATCGCTGACCTCGGCTCAGTCGGTTGGTGCCAGAGGCGGTACGGTCGGGTCGGCGCCGGTCGGTTGGGTCGGCTCTGGTATCACTCTGTCTGCACTAAACTTTTTAAACTGTTTTTCTAGATATCTCAAACGCAATGAGGGCTCGACAAAATAAAACCACGATCTTTCACGTGGATTCATCAATAATCTCCCCGTGAACAAATAGAAATGTTTATTTGACATCAAGCCACAAGTTTTTGAGACCAACCTCAATGTTTTTCTCACCTGAAACACGTCATCCTCTAAAGCAGTCCGTGTCCAACAACTAccattcatttttattctctttggaCAGTAGCCTAATCTTACACATTTGCTACTTTCAGAAATATTGTGGCGGTCATCTAAACTGATTTCATTGGAGGAGTTGGTTTTTGGCTCATGGAATTCCAAGTCCCTTGAAGAGTCCCCAACATGCTCATGTACTGTTGCCGTTGGCTTCAAAGAATCACTTCCTTTGCTACCATTTGCTGAGCTTCCAAATACAAATTTCAAGAGGCCTATACTTGGCTGACCTTCTTTGTCTACAGAAATTGTATCAAGACATTCCTATATGAATTAATAGAAAACATACAACAGTTAGAAATTATACGTCCGCTGGAACTGGAATAAAAGCAACACTCTTGACTCTCTCAACTGGAAGGAATTGATACTTACCTCGGACTTACTTTGCAGCCATGATACGTCCGCTGTACAGGCGTGGGCTAAGACGAATTCcttattattaacaaaattttcccaaatttgCCACTTGTAATAAATATCTCTATATTTGTTCACAACATCTACTATCCTAAAATCCAAGTTAAATCTCTCATTCAGTTCCTTCTTAATACATTTAAACTCCTGTATACCCATTTTTTTGGCGTCTGGGAATATTTCATtgcacaacaaaaaataatatttcaagaTTTCCGGATTAGTCAAATCGGCTTCTTCCATCTGGGGTCGTTTACCATTATCCATATTTTGCTAGACACAAAAATAGAATATTAGCTCTGTCTAATAACATGATCATAGCGTAAATTGAAGTGTAGTAATCGAGATTTTAATAATAAGAAAGTTGGTAGTTAACATATTTTGGAATGCATAAGATGatattaattaacaaaaaataagaaaggagCAGATGAAGCAGGGTAGTTAGAGAATGTTTTTTGCGAGTAAGTATGGAAATTTATAAATaaggaataaaataaatgagataGTAATCAGGATAAATGATATTGTAATCAGAATAATGAGTTATTGTAATCAGAATAATTAAAAGCTACTCGTTTCAGCAACAAAGGAGTGAAAAGCTACTAGTTCAATATATCTTCTTGTAAATGTCCACGTCTCAACATCTCCGAATAGAAcaacaaaaagcaaaagcaaaagcaaaagcaaagcCAAAGCAGAATAACGTGCCCGTTTGTTTTTAGCTTtcagaaataaataaatcagtGACTCAGGATTTTTTTCTCAATGATcttgaatatatgatttttttttattaaatatttgtctataattctaacaaaaaataacaaaaataaataaatcagtgactcaggaatttttttaatatttttgaatatgtgatttttttattaaatatttgttcataattctaataaaaaattaataataaattataaattaatttaaaaaattaataaaattattaattattattatttagttatttctttaatttatttatcttttataaactataatctGTTACGATgatgttttattaattataaaattattaattattgttaacatgagataatttaatttatttattttttataataaattaattaattaaattatttattagatgtttctttcaattaattattaattaattaaattactgTTTATTTGTTGCACTTACACACCAAGTGCATTTACTTTCCTCAATTTAAATATCTCACTCCAGTcccatgcccccccccccccctccacaCAAAATCCACCCCACCATGGATTTAAAAACTGGTCCGGTGAAAGAACTGAAAAATAGATTGGTTACCGGTTTTTTGATCATATTGAAATCCGACAGGTGGTCAAACCACtacatcataaataatttaataaataattaattataaaaaatattgagattaaataaataaaaatataactactgatatttactaaaaaaagatataaaaatttagaagtattttcatgttaaatttaactcaaattaaaagaaaaataaattatgatttttttagagtaagaaaaagaaattaacctAAAAGTTATggtttttaagttttataatcatatataattttcagtatttttaacaaaactattatttaatttaaaaatatttatctatGTTAATATAATTTCACATCTAaatatttcttctaaaaaattgtatttattataaaaatatattatccaTGTTTTGAATATTGCAATACCGTTACCGGTGTACGAAGTGCCAATAATccaatcaaaaaataataattcagaTTCTTTGCATTAGATTCACCACTTAAACTCACGGAAGTCATATCACAAACgtatttctcattaaaaaaaaaaaaaaagtaaagtggACTACGTCTCCCACCTAAGAGCATCTCCATCCGGAAATGCTATCTCATCCTATTTTACAatctcaaaaagctactttactacttataccataccatttttcAATACttccaacatcccaacttttattttctaatcctacttactaaaataatataaattatataataaaataatatttaaaagttatctatcccttctctctctctctcatccctcTCCCTGCCTCTCTGAGTCTCTGTCCCTctctcaacaaccaaaaaaccCGATCATCAccgaccaccaccaccattccTACCACGCCACCATgcccaccaaaatcccaccggaaccaaaaacccaaattaaggaaaaaaaaaacccactagaTCACTGCCACATCCACCGAGCGAAACCATCATCGGCGACATCAGTGATCTTGAGCGAAACCATCATCAGCGGTCTTGAGCGAAAACATCATCGGCGACATTGGCAACCCACCAATTTCCACCGAGAAACCCACCAATCTGCACCGATCCATACCCACCCCAATTGTACGATCCAGCCACCTTTCTCTCCACCAATCCCCACCACACGTCCATCATGATCCCCTCCACTCCAGCGCTCTTCAGCACCTGCAAACTCGGGTTCATCGCTTTCCACCTATTCACCACGTTGTTCATCGTCACGCTATCCAACGGCATCATCAAGGAGAGATCGGCTCATGTCTCGGCTCGTGTCACGGAGAGATTGGCTCGGAGTTCCGGCGAGAGCTCTGATGTGGTGCGTGATGCTCAACGCCATGGAGTATCTGAGAGTGTGAATagagaagagggagaaagaaaggaaaatgcgagagacagagaaagacgGAGAGAtagatgagagatgagagagaaaaaaaaactgaataaaatattaatattatttttggcatAGTGCTACAGTGCCATCTTATATGTAAGATGGCACTGTAGcactatgccaaaaaaatttgcaatttccAACTTTTGGCCTTCCAGCTGCTGGGTGTATTTTGGGCCTAAATGCCAAATGTTGCTTACATTTGACATTTCCAAGGCCggctggagatgctctaaccATCAACGGATACCCATCCACATTTATACCAAACTTTTTAAAAGCATTgctcaaactttttaaattttcactcTCCTCTGCTTATCTAAAAAGTCTAAAGAAATTGCTCAAATCTCTCTCACTCTGAAGAAGCAGCGGCAGAGCTAaagtttcctctctctctctgtttcctCCAAAGCCTAGTTCGGCTCCTCGCCCAAATTAAGAGATATTTCTTATTTCATAATCATTTTCTCACATACTctctctgttacaatttttttttttaaagattttagtTCAACATTTGTTTGgcataaaaaaatgtttgagggtgttcctaattttttttttaagggtagataaataaaaaaatttaaattattatatataatttttttcataacatgctttttcaaaaaagctGCGTTTTGAAATGCAAAGAGTTCATCTACAACATGCGGACAGATTTCTCGAGCTTTTGCAAACGCAAAAGCGATTTTGACCAATATTTCCGtggaaaatgcaaaaaatgacCCAAATTACCCTCATCCCACTGACCACAAAACACACTGAAAACTGAAATGACAAACacagaaaataataatgaatctTACCGTTCTGAAATAAACTCCTTTAGAGATGAGTGAGCCTTACCTTATTTCTCTGGAGTTTTCCGGTGATCCGTGCCGGAAAATGATGATGGAGGTGGTGCTATGGAGTGGCAACCGTGGAAGGAGATGAGAGAGTGACAGAGAGGAGTGTTTGTTGtatggagagaaaatgataaataaataaaaaaggaaagaagcaaATAAGTGGCCAGCCCAGCGAGTGAGGATTGTTGTGAGATGTGGTTGAAGATTCTTAAATGTTCTAATGAGATGTCATTAAAGTCTCAAGAGAAGGTTGCTTCTTCTAATTTCTTAAATGTTCTATTGAGATGCCATTAAAGTCCAAGTTTGATGTGTTGggagtggttttttttttttttttggggggggggggggggggaatagaGATTTCTTTAAGGCTATGTTTGGATGGGTGGATTTTAGGAAGGATGGAAAAATAAGAGtgaaaaataggagagaaaatgggCGGGAATGGTGTTTGGAtgagagggggagggggagggggagagaAAAGTGGTGGGGCCCAGCTATTTTCTCTTTGGGCCCATCACAAGTCAATCTCtccaaaatgaagagaaaatggGGGGAGAAAAGGAGGAAGAGTATATTGGACAAAATTGTCCTTCTCTATCCCATGCCAACTTTTTGTCTTTctggcgttttttttttttttttttttggcctggATAAAATCTCTACAGGTTTGCACAGTACGTTCactttggttttggttttgtttttttttttttttttttttttggataaaattttgcACAGTAGACGTTggttctttttgttgtttttatctgttttttttttttaaaaatatctttttagcatttgcttattttataaataaataaaaaaattaaagtgtccatacaatttttttttaataataaatgtgttactttttgtttatatatttagtaaggatataatggtaaatttatatcaacttcatttttcatcatctcattttttatctcaactaaacaaaaaagttttctatccctccacttttccacccttccaaccaaacacaaatgagagaaaactaaatcttttctatccttccacttttccatcctcctacAATTTtatatcctcccacttttccatcctcccaaccaaacggaccctaaatgacaaaaatatctTTACCCTCTTTTCATGTCAATATGCAGGATactttttccttccttttctaAATTGTGTCTTAGTAGGGTAATCTTCATTCTtcatcttaaatattttttatttaggataatgtgattttttgtttttggttgattaattatttgtttggattaatttcaattaattatttgcttGGATCCAACATAAAAGCTACTGGAATTAACTCCtgaaaagataatggaattaggtATTATGGAATTAACTCCCgaaaagataatgaaattaggtattataattttgatattgttccgtgttttgaattgtctatattgttattattgttgataCCATATTTTGCCTGTCCTAGATTTGCGTGTTGGaatccaaaatttccaaaaatatcattttatctCCATGGATCCGCGAGAGCTTCCAGAACGACGTGGGGCGACCTGTTTGAGCGTCGGGCACTCGAAGTGCCCTTTTCAGCTAATATGACTAAAATGCCCCCAGTCAGTCTTGGGTTTGACTGAAGGTCAAATGAGGTCAAAACCCTCATAAAACAACgtttttcatagttttacatCAAACTCGAGTTTCTCGAAGAATTTTGACAACTTTGGCCAAGTTTGACCTAAAGTCGATCTTGGGTGGGtccaaaaatcctaattttgatCCGACTGTTAGGCCGGGTTGAAACCAACACTATTGCGGAGattatcaaattttcattccaacgactattcatgggtcaaaattAAGGTTAGAACGATAGAGATATCACAAAAACCAGGATGACACACCGGTTGATGCACTGCAAACTTTCaagagccataacttttgattcgACCGTTGGATTTTCAAGATCCATACTTTTTCGGAAACAAGAAGTCAAGATTTTTTCAAGGGTTTTTAGAACAACACATTTTGAGGGCTTTTGAGGTTGGTAGTCCTTGAAGGGCCACAGCCTCAAAAAGCTTGCTAGGGCTATAAATAGCCTCAGGCACCCCCTTAGACCAAAAGAGACcacatttttttgattttttgctcTCTGTCGAGTCCTTTACATGTTAACTTTATCAACttaggttacttttgaagacttactaTGATACACTCCATCTATAAATAGAAAGACTTTTGAAGATGGAAGACAAGTTCTAAATTCTCTTCAGTTTTTTGGTTCTCATTCTCTTTAGTTTTTAGGTTCCAAATAGTTCCAAGACAGCTCTCTCCCGAGAGACTTTGTAATCCTTCCCTTTCCCTTAGAAAGACTCCCTCTCCtcttgtaatcttgtaacctttcTTTCCAGACAGAACCTTGTAATCTTTCAGTTTCTTtagacaattttattttgtaatcttgtTACTCTTCAGACAGTTTTATTTTCAAAGATTGTATCAAAGATAGATGTTTGatttcaagttttatcaaagacaaaagtttttattcaagtaagattttattagtttctgttttcatatttcatattctgttttaacttattttgaatatatctattttgctattttattatttatcatctattttatcattgtttatgcttctatattactgctgtgctctctTCTTTAGAGTATTTACATTTCTTGTGACAAAATTGATTAATGCAAGTACAAGCTCATTAATAATAAACTTTTGTAAAAGGATGTAGTCTCTAATTCAAAAGATGATAGTTTctccagaaaaaagaaaaaaaaaaaaatctaaaagacGATGGCATTAGATGGAGTTTCATGGAAATTGTATAAACCCAAAGTTGTGATGAAATTGACTTCTAAGGACCGTTTAGTAaaggagtttgagtaatattgtatgtaattttttgaaatacgcgTTAAtgaaaatgtgtataatattgtttaaaaactgaaaataagtTATTTAACAACTCTACTAAACGGAACCTAAATATCTTAAGAAGGGATTGGTTAACTTGGATTTTAGGTTatttaagggtccgtttggtatatgtgtttaaaaattgaaaattgttgtttgaaaatatttatagaaatacgtgtgggtgaaaaagtgcaTGAAAATACGTGAAATgctgtttaaaaactaaaaattgttgtttggaaacacaaaccaaacaccccctaaataTTGTGAACAAATATAGAGATACTCATTACAAGTGGAAAATTTGGGATAAATTTATAAAGAATAAGGAATACATCTCACCCTCACCTGTGCAGCAGAGGTTATGTCCCCTCTAATTATTTCCTCTTCTATCCCCAAAATTTTTACGGTAATACGTACACAACAcattcaaaaagtaaaaagcaaCATAGTGATATGCTGATGATATGTTTACGGTATTTTTACAGTAAATATTAATAGtatatttttgttagttttaactcaaatttattagtaaaattattattttataattgataACAATATgttacttagttttttttttttttttaaatactatagACAAAACGTTACTCTAcacaaattttatgaaattatacaattttttattgaaaattttgaattcttttttggtaaattatacaattcttttttgaaaattttgaattcatttgGCGCCCGTTAACTgtaatatttatgtattttttctGACAAAAGTTTGTCTTTATTCACCTTCATgtcaaattttcaactttttaggtgtttttttttacttttttctagcattttttttttgtcctttttttaaGTATGGTTaacaaatctttttttaatccattaaaaaaagagTCCGGTTAAATATGTGTCTTTAGAACATacattaagggtctgtttgaatagaacttattttgttgaaattgaaaactaaaaactgaaaatactgtagcaaaataatttttaaatatataaatagtactgtgagacccatttttaatgaaaaaattgataaaaaatgaaatttgtgggtccataaacagtgcacggatgcactGTTTATGTAAGACTGGTCAAAAGTTACGGTTACTGTTTATAtacagtacataaacagtaaCCGCATTGGGGTTAAAACGCgtgccccaaaaaaaaaaaaaaaaaagaaggcaaaacGCCGTATCCAAACTCTCtctaagttttctatttttagaaatatttttttgaaaattaaaaaaactataaaaatagcTTTAgaatttccccaaaaaaaaaaaagtgtgaacaAGAAGGGGCACGTAGCACACCAGGTTACGAAAGGGTGGTgagaatggattttttttttttttttgagaagtaggTGAGAATGGACATTGATAACATAGTGAATGATTGTATGACAGCGCGGATTTAGTTCCCACCAGCTCTCTAGCGACACACATTAAGATAAGAGTTTGGTTAAATGTGtactcttaaaatatatattaaattttttatttttaaaa
Coding sequences within:
- the LOC115973688 gene encoding uncharacterized protein LOC115973688 gives rise to the protein MDNGKRPQMEEADLTNPEILKYYFLLCNEIFPDAKKMGIQEFKCIKKELNERFNLDFRIVDVVNKYRDIYYKWQIWENFVNNKEFVLAHACTADVSWLQSKSEECLDTISVDKEGQPSIGLLKFVFGSSANGSKGSDSLKPTATVHEHVGDSSRDLEFHEPKTNSSNEISLDDRHNISESSKCVRLGYCPKRIKMNGSCWTRTALEDDVFQVRKTLRLVSKTCGLMSNKHFYLFTGRLLMNPRERSWFYFVEPSLRLRYLEKQFKKFSADRVIPEPTQPTGADPTVPPLAPTD